ATTTGCCACAATACATCAAAGATCCATATAAACGCTTTGTAGAGAATAAATTACGTGATAATTTTGATTTTACTGGTGTGCCAATTCAAATATATTTTAGACAAAAATAGCTTTCAAGCAGCGATTAAACATGGACCATAATCTCGTTTTATACAATACCCTTTCGCGAACAAAAGAAAAATTTGAACCCATTCATGCCAATCTCGTTGGTATGTACGTCTGTGGCCCTACTGTATACAGTGATGTACATTTGGGTAATTGTCGAACGTTCGTTTCTTTTGATTTGATTTTTAGATACTTGCGTCATCTTGGTTATAAAGTGCGTTATGTGCGCAATATTACGGATGCAGGACATTTGGAGGGCGATCGTGATGAGGGAGACGACAAGTTTGCAAAAAAGGCAAAATTGGAACAGTTGGAGCCTATGGAAATTGTACAAAAGTATACAATAGGTTTTCACGACGTATTGCGCCTATTTAATACCTTGCCGCCAAGTATTGAGCCTACGGCGACAGGGCATATTTGCGAGCAGATCCAAATGATCGAGCAGATTGTGGAAAATGGCTATGCTTACGAGCGGAATGGTACCGTATATTTTGATGTTGAGAAGTACGTTGAAACGTATGATTATACGATATTGACCAATCGTAAATTAGAGGATATGCTTAACAATACCCGCGAATTGAGTGGTCAGGACGAGAAAAAGGGCCGTTTGGATTTTGCCTTGTGGATCAAAGCAAAACCCGAAACGATCATGCGTTGGCCCGCTCCTTGGAGCGTTGGCTTTCCGGGCTGGCATATCGAATGTTCAGCTATGAGCAGAAAGTACCTGGGCGATCAGTTTGATATTCATGGTGGTGGAATGGATTTGGCTGCTACACATCATACCAATGAAATTGCACAGTCTGAAGCCTGTAACCATACGAGTCCTGCAAAGTACTGGATGCATACTAATATGCTGACTGTAAACGGCGCCCGTATGTCTAAATCTGCTGGAAATGGTTTCTTGCCAGGTGAGTTGTTTACTGGAAATCATCCCTTATTGAATAGAGGTTATTCACCAATGGCTGTACGCTTTTTTATGCTACAGGCTCATTATAGAAGTACCTTGGATTTTTCCAATGAGGCACTGGATGCGGCCGACAAGGGCTATAAACGCCTAATGACTGCCATAAGCTTGTTAGATAAATTGAAGGTGTCGAAAGGTGCTGATTCATTCAATTTAGCTGAAATCCGCCGCAAGTGTTACGCCGCTATGGATGACGACTTTAATAGTCCAGTACTCATCGCCGAGCTATTTGAAATTGTACGTATCATCAACTCAATTTATGATGGTAAAGCGAAAGTGTCGGCTGAAGGATTGGAAAACCTGAAACTATTCATGAAAGAGTTTGTCGAGGATATCTTGGGGCTTATAAACGATCAGACATCCGTATCTGATGATATTGACGATGTTATGAATCTGGTTATTAAGCTACGTAATGAAGCAAAAGCAAATAAAGACTTCGTTACCTCAGATCGTATTCGTGATGAGCTTAATACTATTGGAATTCAATTGAAAGATAGTAAAGAAGGAACACTTTGGAATAAGATTTGATATAGAAGAAATCGAATTATTAAAGAGGAAATCATTTTGCGTATGAATTTTTGGAATAGGCTATCTGTTGTTACATTGATGAGTGTTGTTGGTACAACACTACATGCACAGATACCCGAGAAAGTTGGCAGCCTCCTGCAGGCAGATAAGGATGCAGCAGCATTGGCTAAAGCATCTACACCGCACCAGGCATTTCTTTCGATTATTGATAAAGAGTCTACGTTTTATGTTCCGTCGGCAGTAAATGCTTATAATTATCTGAATAATAGACCAAATATTCCGGATGTCTTACATTGGCAACCTACGTTTGCACTGATTGCGAAGAGTCAGGAGTTTGGCGTGACTTCGGGGTCTATGGATTTTCAGAAGGTAGGTGCGCGATTGCGACACGGAGAATATCTCACTGTATGGAAGCGGAATAAGAAGGGCAAGTGGCTGGTCGATATTCGCGCCGAAGTGGAAAACAATGGGAACGATGGTGAATTTGATTTGGAATATATCGAACCTACCGATTCTTGGTATCTGAAACATCGTTCTAAAGTACGCTTAAACCAGCGTGAAGATATTGTCCTGGAGACAGACAAATTGATGTCAACCGTTTTGAAAGCCGACAATCCAACCGCATATAAGGAGTTTTTAAGTGAGGATGTCCGGTTTTTGTTCCCTTGGACCAATCCGATGGAAGGAAAGGCTAAAATGATGGCCTATCTCAAAAAACAACGCATGACGATAGAGACAGTCCCCGAAGAAGTAAAACGTTCATATAGTGGCGATTTTGCCTATACCAAGGGAACTGCAACGGTGCGACAAAAGGATAAGGTGGTGAAGTATAATTATATTCGCATCTGGCAACTCAGCGAATTGGCGAAAGATGATGTCAAGAAGGCCAATTGGAATATCCTGATTGAGATGATGTTTGAGAAATAATAACACGGAGACTGCAAACTAAAAAGGGCTTGAATATCAAATATTCAAGCCCTTTTTAGGTGATAAGTGTTTTAAGCTTATTATTTTCTCCATTTTTTCAATTCATCACATGAACCAAATTCGTCACTGATATCAATAAATGTTGTTTTGGATTTATCGTCAAACCATTTGCTCAGATTGCGATTGATTTTATCTTGTCTGGCCGCCTCTTTAATTTTGGTAAAATCCTCGTCCAAATTAGCTTTGTGTGGAGGGATACGTGTTTTTAAATAGTTGAAGCGATAGCCAATATCGCCCATTTTGTCTGTAAATTGCGCAGGTTTGGAGTATTCTCCCGGTTTTAGCTGATCGATTGCTGTAAATACTGATTTTTCTAAGCCATCCATAGGAATTACTGTAGTGCGGCTCGATCCTTCTTGATTAAGGATCATACCACCATTGAATTTACTTTCCTCTGCATCCGAATAATTTGTGGCAGCATGATAGAAATCCATTTTTTTGTCAACAACTAATTTATAGATACTGTCCAGTTTATTTTTGGTCCGTTCTAACGCTGCGGCACCAGGATTAATCTTCATTAGGATATGGCGTGTGTGAACCTCTTCGCCACGTCTTTCGAGTACCTGAATAATATGGAAACCATATTTAGATTCTACAATGGGCGATATTTCTCCAGGTTTTAATTTAAATGCCATGGCAGAATATTCCTTGACGTAGTTGTCGCGCGTACCGAAACCCAAATCTCCACCGTAGGGCGCTGATCCCGGGTCTTGGGAATATATACGAGCCATTGTACCAAAGTCAGATCCCTCTACAATCTGTTTTCGGATACCTTCAATTTTGTCTCGTTGTTCTTTTTTTTCCTCATCTGTCAACTTCGGCATCATGACAATTTCACCAATTTCGACTTCAGTATTGAAATAAGGAAGGCTATCTTGATTCAGGCCTTCAAAATAACGTTTTACTTCCAATGGTGTTACGTCAACTTTTTGAACAATGTTTTGTTGCATCTTGTTGGCTTTCAATTGTTCAAAAACACTTGCACGCATTTCTTCCTTGTATTGTAATAACGAGCGGTTGAGAAATTTCTCAAGACGTTCTTGACCTCCAGCCTGTTGCGACATGTGGCGTAAACGGGAGTTAAGGTTGTCGTCGACTTCAGTTTCTGTTACATCAATAGAGTCAATTACGGCCTGCTGGGAAAGCAGTTTCTGAATGATTAATTGCTCAAGTACACCGCATTTAAAGTTTTCATTAGGTTTGTTTCCTTGCGCTAACCATTGCGAATATTGCATATCCACATCGGACTGTAAGATAATGCCCGATCCAACTGTTGCGACAACACGGTCAATCACCTGACGTTGCGCTAGACTAGCCTGAATTGAAGCTAAAAGCAATAAAAACAATATATAAATGTTTTTTTTCATTCGTATAAATTATTTATGATATTTATGAGTGTTCACCATTTGTTTAAAT
The genomic region above belongs to Sphingobacterium zeae and contains:
- a CDS encoding DUF4440 domain-containing protein, encoding MNFWNRLSVVTLMSVVGTTLHAQIPEKVGSLLQADKDAAALAKASTPHQAFLSIIDKESTFYVPSAVNAYNYLNNRPNIPDVLHWQPTFALIAKSQEFGVTSGSMDFQKVGARLRHGEYLTVWKRNKKGKWLVDIRAEVENNGNDGEFDLEYIEPTDSWYLKHRSKVRLNQREDIVLETDKLMSTVLKADNPTAYKEFLSEDVRFLFPWTNPMEGKAKMMAYLKKQRMTIETVPEEVKRSYSGDFAYTKGTATVRQKDKVVKYNYIRIWQLSELAKDDVKKANWNILIEMMFEK
- the cysS gene encoding cysteine--tRNA ligase, with the translated sequence MDHNLVLYNTLSRTKEKFEPIHANLVGMYVCGPTVYSDVHLGNCRTFVSFDLIFRYLRHLGYKVRYVRNITDAGHLEGDRDEGDDKFAKKAKLEQLEPMEIVQKYTIGFHDVLRLFNTLPPSIEPTATGHICEQIQMIEQIVENGYAYERNGTVYFDVEKYVETYDYTILTNRKLEDMLNNTRELSGQDEKKGRLDFALWIKAKPETIMRWPAPWSVGFPGWHIECSAMSRKYLGDQFDIHGGGMDLAATHHTNEIAQSEACNHTSPAKYWMHTNMLTVNGARMSKSAGNGFLPGELFTGNHPLLNRGYSPMAVRFFMLQAHYRSTLDFSNEALDAADKGYKRLMTAISLLDKLKVSKGADSFNLAEIRRKCYAAMDDDFNSPVLIAELFEIVRIINSIYDGKAKVSAEGLENLKLFMKEFVEDILGLINDQTSVSDDIDDVMNLVIKLRNEAKANKDFVTSDRIRDELNTIGIQLKDSKEGTLWNKI
- a CDS encoding peptidylprolyl isomerase, producing MKKNIYILFLLLLASIQASLAQRQVIDRVVATVGSGIILQSDVDMQYSQWLAQGNKPNENFKCGVLEQLIIQKLLSQQAVIDSIDVTETEVDDNLNSRLRHMSQQAGGQERLEKFLNRSLLQYKEEMRASVFEQLKANKMQQNIVQKVDVTPLEVKRYFEGLNQDSLPYFNTEVEIGEIVMMPKLTDEEKKEQRDKIEGIRKQIVEGSDFGTMARIYSQDPGSAPYGGDLGFGTRDNYVKEYSAMAFKLKPGEISPIVESKYGFHIIQVLERRGEEVHTRHILMKINPGAAALERTKNKLDSIYKLVVDKKMDFYHAATNYSDAEESKFNGGMILNQEGSSRTTVIPMDGLEKSVFTAIDQLKPGEYSKPAQFTDKMGDIGYRFNYLKTRIPPHKANLDEDFTKIKEAARQDKINRNLSKWFDDKSKTTFIDISDEFGSCDELKKWRK